A single Streptomyces sannanensis DNA region contains:
- a CDS encoding YhjD/YihY/BrkB family envelope integrity protein, translated as MPLKRFGTHHVHGFRYLHRRILASPIGLAYYRGREMELMHRAMGFAALGFLTLVPLLIVVAAADPASGKGFARWLGQGLGVSASSQDEIARLFNVPERTWKQTTSFGLAALAVFGVTFGSVVQTGYEKVWDLPAARWHTMWRHVVWLAVLVFSLVLFVNIPPPRENPLRAMLIGLSDLVGTCLFFWWSQWILLCARIRWRALLPGAVVTAVALLGLRIFSQLVFSPQIASNAVMYGPFGTVLVLQSWLVGIGVVVYGGALVGRLIHELLTQRRLRRKYDEP; from the coding sequence ATGCCCCTGAAGCGTTTCGGGACGCACCACGTGCACGGGTTCCGGTACCTGCATCGCAGGATCCTTGCCTCTCCGATCGGCCTCGCTTATTACCGCGGCCGTGAGATGGAGCTGATGCATCGCGCCATGGGCTTCGCCGCGCTCGGGTTCCTGACCCTGGTGCCGTTGCTGATCGTCGTGGCAGCGGCCGACCCCGCGAGCGGAAAGGGGTTCGCCCGGTGGCTGGGGCAGGGTCTGGGGGTGTCGGCGTCGTCCCAGGACGAGATCGCGCGTCTGTTCAACGTGCCGGAAAGAACATGGAAGCAGACGACGTCGTTCGGTCTCGCCGCGCTCGCGGTGTTCGGGGTGACCTTCGGATCCGTCGTGCAGACCGGTTACGAAAAGGTCTGGGACCTGCCGGCGGCCCGCTGGCACACCATGTGGCGGCATGTCGTCTGGCTGGCCGTGCTCGTCTTCTCCCTGGTGCTCTTCGTCAACATTCCCCCGCCCAGGGAGAATCCGCTCCGGGCGATGCTCATCGGGCTGAGCGATCTGGTCGGCACGTGCCTGTTCTTCTGGTGGTCCCAGTGGATCCTGCTCTGTGCCCGGATCCGCTGGCGGGCCCTGCTGCCCGGGGCCGTGGTGACCGCGGTGGCCCTGCTCGGCCTGAGGATCTTCTCCCAGCTCGTCTTCTCGCCGCAGATCGCCTCCAACGCGGTGATGTACGGACCGTTCGGAACGGTCCTGGTCCTGCAGTCCTGGCTCGTGGGGATCGGCGTGGTGGTCTACGGAGGTGCGCTCGTCGGGCGTCTCATCCATGAACTGCTCACCCAGCGACGGCTTCGCCGGAAGTACGACGAGCCCTGA
- a CDS encoding NADP-dependent succinic semialdehyde dehydrogenase: MPIATVNPANGETLKTFDPLGAEEIERRLATAEAAFRTYRTTDFAERARLLNRAADLLEQDQQDIARTMTTEMGKPIAAARAEAAKCVKAMRWYARNAEELLADEHPSPADVKDAGASRATVHYRPLGVILAVMPWNFPLWQVVRFMAPALMAGNVGLLKHASNVPQTALYLEDLIRRAGYPEGCFQTLLVGAGAVEGILRDPRVAAATLTGSEPAGRSVAAIAGDEVKKTVLELGGSDPFVVMPSADIDQAARTAVTARVQNNGQSCIAAKRFIVHTDVYDAFTERFTARMQELTVGDPMHDATDVGPLATEQGRADVEALVDDALSHGARVLCGAQRPEGLEQGWYYAPTVLAGITDSMRIHREEAFGPVATLYRVTDVDEAVALANDSPFGLSSNVWTRDEAEVRRFVRDLEAGGVFFNGMTASHPALPFGGVKRSGYGRELSGHGIREFCNTTTVWHGPEKAG; encoded by the coding sequence ATGCCCATCGCGACGGTGAATCCCGCGAACGGTGAGACGCTCAAGACGTTCGATCCACTGGGGGCCGAGGAGATCGAACGGCGCCTGGCGACCGCCGAAGCGGCGTTCAGGACATACCGCACCACCGACTTCGCCGAACGCGCACGGCTCCTCAACCGCGCCGCCGACCTCCTGGAACAGGATCAGCAGGACATCGCCCGGACCATGACCACCGAGATGGGCAAGCCCATCGCGGCCGCCCGGGCGGAGGCGGCCAAGTGCGTCAAGGCGATGCGCTGGTACGCGCGGAACGCGGAGGAACTCCTGGCGGACGAGCACCCCTCACCCGCCGATGTGAAGGACGCGGGCGCGTCCCGCGCCACCGTCCACTACCGGCCGCTCGGCGTGATCCTGGCCGTGATGCCCTGGAACTTCCCCCTCTGGCAGGTCGTACGCTTCATGGCCCCCGCTCTGATGGCGGGCAACGTCGGACTGCTCAAGCACGCCTCGAACGTGCCGCAGACCGCGCTGTACCTGGAGGACCTCATCCGCCGGGCCGGTTACCCGGAAGGGTGCTTCCAGACACTGCTGGTGGGCGCGGGCGCCGTCGAGGGCATCCTGCGCGACCCACGCGTGGCCGCGGCGACACTGACCGGGAGCGAGCCGGCCGGGCGGTCGGTCGCGGCGATCGCCGGTGACGAGGTCAAGAAGACGGTCCTGGAACTGGGCGGCAGCGACCCCTTCGTGGTGATGCCGTCCGCCGACATCGATCAGGCCGCCCGGACCGCGGTCACCGCCAGGGTGCAGAACAACGGGCAGTCCTGCATCGCGGCCAAGCGGTTCATCGTTCATACGGACGTCTATGACGCGTTCACGGAACGCTTCACCGCACGGATGCAGGAGCTGACCGTGGGTGACCCGATGCACGACGCCACGGACGTCGGCCCCTTGGCCACCGAGCAGGGCCGCGCCGATGTGGAGGCCCTCGTGGACGACGCACTGAGCCACGGCGCGAGGGTCCTGTGCGGCGCGCAGCGCCCCGAGGGACTGGAACAGGGCTGGTACTACGCCCCGACGGTCCTCGCCGGCATCACCGACAGCATGCGGATCCACAGGGAGGAGGCGTTCGGGCCGGTGGCCACGCTCTACCGGGTAACGGACGTCGACGAGGCCGTGGCGCTGGCCAACGACTCGCCCTTCGGGCTGAGCTCCAACGTATGGACCCGGGACGAGGCCGAGGTACGCCGCTTCGTACGCGACCTGGAGGCGGGCGGCGTGTTCTTCAACGGCATGACCGCTTCCCACCCTGCGCTGCCCTTCGGCGGAGTGAAGCGCTCCGGGTACGGCCGGGAGCTCTCGGGCCACGGCATCCGGGAATTCTGCAACACGACCACGGTCTGGCACGGACCCGAGAAGGCCGGGTGA